One window of Trichoderma breve strain T069 chromosome 3, whole genome shotgun sequence genomic DNA carries:
- a CDS encoding TGS domain-containing protein — MSTTVDKIKEIEAEMAKTQKNKATSYHLGQLKAKLAKLKRELLTPSSSGGGGGAGFDVARTGVASIGFIGFPSVGKSTLMSRLTGQHSEAAAYEFTTLTSVPGQVMYNGAPLQIIDLPGIIEGAKDGRGRGRQVIAVAKTCHLIFIVLDVNKPLTDKRVIEAELEGFGIRINKEPPNITFRKKDKGGLNITSTQPLTHIDHDEIKAVMSEYRINSADITIRCDATVDDLIDIIEAKSRSYIPVVYCLNKIDSISIEELDLLYRIPNSVPISSEHGWNIDELMEAMWEKLSLKRVYTKPKGRAPDYTAPVVLKASRCTVEDFCNAIHRSIVEQFKSAIVYGKSVKHQPQRVGLAHELEDEDVVTIIKR; from the exons ATGTCGACAACTGTGGACAAG atcaaggagattgaggccGAG ATGGCCAAGACTCAAAAGAATAAGGCGACGTCGTATCACTTGGgtcagctcaaggccaagctggccaagctgaaACGTGAGCTGCTCAcccccagcagcagcggcggcggcggcggtgccgGTTTCGACGTGGCCAGGACGGGTGTGGCCAGTATTGGCTTCATTGGGTTTCCGTCTGTGGGCAAGAGTACTTTGATGAGCAGGTTGACGGGCCAGCACTCAGAAGCTGCGGCGTACGAGTTTACGACGCTGACATCGGTTCCTGGTCAGGTCATGTACAATG GCGCCCCCTTGCAGATTATCGATCTTCCCGGAATCATTGAGGGAGCCAAGGACGGTCGAGGAAGAGGTCGCCAGgtcatcgccgtcgccaagACGTGCCATTTGATTTTCATTGTGCTCGACGTCAACAAGCCCTTGACGGACAAGCGAGTCATTGAGGCCGAACTCGAGGGCTTCGGCATCCGCATCAACAAAGAGCCCCCCAACATTACGTTCAggaagaaggacaagggtGGCTTGAACATCACCAGCACCCAGCCCCTGACGCACATCGACCACGACGAGATCAAGGCGGTCATGAGCGAGTACCGCATTAACTCTGCTGATATTACGATTCGATGCGATGCTACTGTTGATGATCTGATTGACATTATCGAGGCAAAGAGCCGAAG TTACATTCCCGTCGTCTACTGCCTCAACAAGATCGATTCTATCAGcattgaagagctggatcTGCTCTACCGAATCCCCAACTCAGTCCCCATCAGCTCAGAGCATGGCTGGAACATTGACGAGCTCATGGAAGCCATGTGGGAGAAGCTGAGCCTGAAACGAGTGTATACAAAGCCCAAGGGCAGGGCACCCGACTACACAGCCCCCGTTGTGCTCAAAGCGTCGAGATGCACCGTGGAAGACTTT TGCAACGCTATTCACCGCAGCATTGTGGAACAGTTCAAGTCAGCCATTGTTTATGGCAAGTCGGTGAAGCATCAGCCGCAGAGGGTTGGTCTGGCACACgagctggaagatgaagatgtcg TGACTATTATCAAGCGATGA
- a CDS encoding tc5 transposase DNA-binding domain-containing protein: protein MNTAGHGSANLGQDATMVQSNGAGYSSDHWASISPYSQSPYGNSPLNEYGATFGGFISHGLPSESLNRMPPPIQPSIPPPSTHQLIQPAPLMGSYSAPPLSIAPASSLPPVDPSPRPPVHHEKARKTLSAEQKRAMCQYHEDNPGTRQADIGAKFGVERSTVSKVLRHKDQYLKQDPEPDSSALKRLKGKHPDFDRTLSNYVRRQQQRGFEVKDEEIIEQARLFARASGSQDRGLTNINSNWLLKFKQKHAIPRFTGDKTNPTVSPVSPTQQLSPLSASRSDEDLQAEAHDFSFRYGHAGSHSSTSLASDLRDPSVSFPGDTISPTAPFHFSPDPNIGAFQNSLHIQPAAPDFQQHRGKRSNTFPSLNIDCVNQDISAGPLTPRHPSAVTSASTLESPTNDIRNTPFTLDSTVSSPPALRRSSSNSSIAARSNNPSTNTSSVSSTTADSSPTSPTPEDARRAAETLLNYLHSMTPNGPFDKSDYATIVQLTKKLQLHQHQTTRPSIGGLSRIPEGDDGEIQSLTETSMVEI, encoded by the exons ATGAACACTGCTGGTCACGGTTCTGCCAACCTGGGCCAGGACGCTACCATGGTACAGAGTAACGGAGCTGGGTATTCCAGCGACCACTGGGCGAGCATCAGTCCGTATAGCCAGAGCCCTTATGGAAACAGTCCTCTGAATGAATATGGCGCCACCTTTGGCGGATTTATATCTCACGGGTTGCCATCAGAATCACTCAACAGGATGCCTCCGCCCATTCAACCGTCCATTCCTCCGCCCTCGACCCATCAACTAATCCAGCCTGCGCCGCTAATGG GGAGCTACTCTGCACCTCCGTTGTCCATCGCGCCGGCGTCCAGCCTGCCCCCAGTTGACCCGTCGCCGAGGCCCCCTGTGCACCATgagaaagcaagaaagaCTTTGAGCGCAGAGCAGAAACGGGCCATGTGCCAGTATCACGAGGACAACCCGGGCACAAGGCAGGCAGACATCGGCGCAAAATTTGGTGTTGAAAGAAG CACTGTATCCAAGGTGTTGAGGCACAAGGATCAGTACCTTAAGCAAGATCCGGAGCCAGATAGCTCAGCACTTAAGCGTTTGAAGGGGAAGCATCCAGATTTTGATCGAACGCTCAGTAACTATGTCCGtcgacaacaacaacgagGATTTGAAGTCAAAGATGAGGAGATAATCGAACAAGCAAGGCTCTTTGCTCGAGCTAGCGGCAGCCAAGACAGAGGGCTGACTAACATTAACAGCAACTGGCTTCTCAAATTCAAGCAAAAGCACG CTATTCCCCGTTTCACAGGAGATAAAACAAATCCTACCGTCTCTCCTGTTTCTCCAACTCAACAACTCTCCCCTTTGTCTGCCAGCCGCAGCGACGAGGACTTGCAAGCTGAAGCCCATGATTTCAGTTTTCGATACGGACATGCTGGGTCACACTCCTCTACATCGTTGGCCAGTGATTTGAGGGACCCAAGTGTTTCGTTTCCCGGTGATACGATAAGCCCAACAGCGCCCTTTCACTTCTCACCTGACCCCAACATTGGAGCGTTTCAAAATAGTTTACACATACAACCGGCCGCCCCTGATTTTCAACAACATCGCGGAAAGAGAAGCAACACATTCCCTTCTCTTAACATCGATTGTGTGAACCAGGATATAAGTGCGGGTCCACTCACCCCTCGACACCCATCTGCCGTCACGTCAGCTTCAACACTTGAATCACCAACAAATGACATCCGAAACACTCCCTTCACGCTTGATTCAACAGTatcatcgccgccggctttacgccgcagcagcagcaattcgAGTATTGCTGCGCGGTCAAACAACCCTTCCACAAACACTAGCTCTGTATCCTCGACTACTGCTGACTCTTCGCCAACATCTCCGACCCCTGAGGATGCTAGACGTGCCGCGGAAACGCTGCTAAACTACCTGCACAGCATGACACCAAATGGGCCATTTGACAAAAGCGACTACGCCACCATTGTTCAACTTACAAAGAAGCTACAAttacatcaacaccaaactACTCGTCCTTCTATAGGAGGGCTATCGAGGATCCCCGAAGGTGATGACGGGGAAATTCAGTCGTTAACTGAGACATCGATGGTGGAGATATGA